In Pseudomonas sp. ADAK18, a single window of DNA contains:
- a CDS encoding SDR family oxidoreductase: MSMTFSGQVALVTGAANGIGRATALAFADEGLKVVVADLDVVGGESTVALIHQAGGEAIFVRCNVTLEADVQQLMQQIVATYGRLDYAFNNAGIEIEKGKLADGSLDEFDAIMGVNVKGVWLCMKYQLPLLLAQGGGAIVNTASVAGLGAAPKMSIYAASKHAVIGLTKSAAIEYAKKKIRVNAVCPAVIDTDMFRRAYEADPRKAEFAAAMHPVGRIGTVGEIASAVLYLCSDGAAFTTGQALAVDGGATAI; the protein is encoded by the coding sequence ATGAGTATGACGTTTTCCGGCCAGGTCGCCCTGGTCACTGGTGCGGCTAACGGTATTGGCCGCGCCACGGCATTGGCTTTTGCCGATGAAGGTTTGAAAGTGGTCGTCGCCGATCTGGATGTGGTGGGCGGCGAAAGCACGGTGGCATTGATCCATCAGGCCGGTGGCGAAGCGATTTTCGTGCGCTGCAACGTCACCCTGGAAGCGGATGTACAGCAGTTGATGCAGCAAATCGTGGCCACTTATGGGCGGTTGGACTATGCCTTCAACAACGCCGGGATTGAGATCGAGAAGGGTAAACTGGCCGATGGCAGCCTGGATGAATTCGACGCCATCATGGGGGTCAACGTCAAGGGCGTGTGGTTGTGCATGAAGTACCAGTTGCCGTTGCTGCTGGCCCAAGGCGGCGGGGCGATCGTCAATACGGCGTCGGTGGCCGGATTGGGCGCAGCGCCGAAGATGAGTATTTATGCGGCTTCCAAGCATGCGGTCATTGGCCTGACCAAATCGGCGGCCATTGAGTATGCGAAAAAGAAAATCCGGGTTAACGCGGTCTGCCCGGCGGTGATCGACACCGACATGTTCCGCCGCGCCTATGAGGCGGATCCGAGAAAGGCCGAATTTGCCGCTGCCATGCACCCGGTCGGGCGTATTGGTACGGTTGGGGAAATCGCCAGTGCTGTGCTCTATCTGTGCAGCGACGGCGCTGCCTTCACCACGGGGCAAGCGTTGGCCGTGGACGGTGGCGCCACCGCTATCTAG
- a CDS encoding NADP-dependent oxidoreductase: MTAQTNRQFLLAKRPVGAATRDTVTYQEVPVGTPQEGQILVRNEYLSLDPAMRGWMNEGKSYIPPVGIGEVMRALGVGKVIASNNPKFAVGDYVNGALGVQDYFVGEPRGFYKVDPKLAPLPRYLSALGMTGMTAYFALLDTGAPKAGETVVISGAAGAVGSIAGQIAKIKGCRVVGIAGGADKCKFLVDELGFDAAIDYKNEDVHAGLKRECPNGVDVYFDNVGGDILDAVLSRLALKARVVICGAISQYNNKEAVKGPANYLSLLVNRARMEGFVVMDHAANFASAGQEMGGWMAQGKLKSKEDIVEGLETFPETLMKLFNGENFGKLVLKVN, encoded by the coding sequence ATGACTGCCCAGACCAATCGCCAATTCCTGCTCGCCAAACGCCCGGTCGGCGCGGCTACCCGGGACACCGTTACCTATCAGGAAGTGCCGGTGGGCACGCCTCAGGAGGGGCAGATTCTGGTGCGCAATGAGTACCTGTCACTGGACCCGGCGATGCGCGGCTGGATGAATGAGGGCAAATCCTACATTCCACCGGTCGGCATCGGCGAAGTCATGCGCGCACTGGGCGTGGGCAAAGTTATTGCATCGAACAACCCCAAGTTTGCAGTGGGCGACTACGTGAATGGCGCCCTGGGCGTGCAGGATTATTTCGTCGGTGAGCCGCGAGGTTTCTACAAGGTCGACCCAAAACTGGCGCCGCTGCCGCGTTATCTGTCGGCGTTGGGGATGACGGGGATGACCGCCTACTTCGCCCTGCTCGACACCGGTGCGCCGAAGGCTGGGGAAACCGTGGTTATTTCCGGCGCGGCCGGTGCGGTCGGCAGCATTGCCGGGCAAATCGCCAAGATCAAAGGTTGCCGAGTGGTGGGGATTGCCGGGGGCGCCGACAAGTGCAAGTTCCTGGTGGATGAGTTGGGGTTTGACGCCGCCATCGATTACAAGAACGAAGACGTACACGCTGGCCTCAAGCGTGAGTGCCCCAACGGCGTCGACGTGTATTTCGATAACGTCGGCGGCGACATTCTCGACGCGGTGCTGAGCCGATTGGCGCTGAAGGCCCGGGTAGTGATTTGCGGTGCGATCAGCCAGTACAACAACAAAGAAGCGGTAAAAGGGCCGGCCAACTACTTGTCGCTGCTGGTCAATCGGGCACGCATGGAAGGCTTTGTGGTGATGGACCATGCGGCAAACTTTGCCAGCGCCGGGCAGGAGATGGGCGGCTGGATGGCGCAGGGCAAGCTCAAGAGCAAGGAAGATATTGTCGAGGGCCTGGAGACGTTCCCGGAAACGTTGATGAAGTTGTTCAACGGGGAGAACTTCGGGAAGTTGGTGTTGAAGGTCAACTGA
- a CDS encoding cell wall metabolism sensor histidine kinase WalK translates to MRNAFNTLFGRLFGVLLVAIVLAHVLAFFWFHHYGPPPPPPRETFVEQADGTLTPLPREHHRPWFGGPVVPLTFQFISLIIAAWYGAKLLSRPIQRLSAAAERLSVDLNSPPLDESGPREARQAASTFNLMQKRIREQVTQRARMLGAVSHDLRTPLSRLKLRLEQIEDTKLQGQMRQDLDDMIGMLDATLSYLHEQRTSETRHWLDVQALVESLAENAQDRGSDVQCSGQCAPLQVQPMALRSSLNNLIDNALRYAGTARIELADSPQVLVVRVIDHGPGIAADKREAVFEPFFRLEGSRNRNSGGVGLGMTIAKEAVERLGGKLSLEETPGGGLTAVMWLPRA, encoded by the coding sequence ATGCGCAACGCCTTTAACACGCTGTTCGGCCGGTTGTTTGGTGTGTTGTTGGTGGCCATTGTCCTGGCCCATGTGCTCGCCTTCTTCTGGTTTCACCACTATGGCCCGCCGCCGCCGCCACCCCGCGAGACGTTTGTCGAGCAAGCTGATGGCACCTTGACGCCGCTGCCCCGGGAGCATCATCGCCCCTGGTTCGGCGGCCCAGTGGTGCCGCTCACGTTCCAATTCATCTCGTTGATCATCGCCGCCTGGTACGGTGCCAAACTGCTCAGCCGGCCGATCCAGCGCCTGAGCGCGGCGGCCGAGCGCTTGAGCGTCGACCTCAATAGCCCGCCGCTGGATGAGTCCGGCCCCCGAGAAGCACGCCAGGCAGCATCGACCTTCAACTTGATGCAAAAACGCATCCGCGAGCAGGTTACACAGCGGGCACGCATGCTCGGGGCCGTCTCACATGACCTGCGTACCCCGCTGTCACGGCTCAAACTGCGCCTGGAGCAGATCGAAGACACCAAACTGCAGGGCCAGATGCGTCAGGATCTGGACGACATGATCGGCATGCTCGACGCCACCCTCAGCTACCTGCACGAGCAACGCACCAGCGAAACCCGGCATTGGCTGGATGTGCAGGCGTTGGTGGAGTCCCTCGCCGAAAACGCCCAGGACCGGGGTTCGGACGTGCAATGCAGCGGACAGTGCGCACCGTTGCAGGTGCAGCCGATGGCCCTGCGCTCAAGCCTCAATAACCTCATCGATAATGCACTGCGGTATGCCGGCACTGCGCGTATTGAACTGGCCGATAGCCCTCAGGTGCTGGTGGTGCGGGTGATCGACCATGGGCCGGGGATTGCCGCAGATAAGCGTGAAGCCGTGTTCGAGCCCTTTTTCAGGCTGGAGGGTTCGCGTAACCGCAATTCCGGTGGAGTGGGTTTGGGGATGACCATTGCCAAGGAAGCAGTGGAGCGGCTCGGTGGCAAGTTGAGCCTGGAGGAAACACCGGGGGGCGGGTTGACTGCCGTCATGTGGCTACCCCGGGCGTAA
- a CDS encoding AI-2E family transporter, with translation MLNNDRLLVQILLLVLFGASFWVMAPFWSALFWGAVLAFASWPLMRLLTRWLGGRESLAAGILTLVWMLLVAVPLVWLGFNLADHVRSAVVLIKDIQVDGLPHSPAWLGSIPLVGERLVGMWDSIDQQGTALIASLKPYLGQVGNWLLARSAQIGGGILELTLSLVFVFFFYRDGPRLAMFAHRLLERLIGDRAGYYIELVAGTVQRVVNGVIGTAAAQALLALIGFLIAGVPGALVLGIVTFLLSLIPMGPPLIWIPATAWLAWKGDYTYAVFLGVWGTFIISGVDNVLKPYLISRGGNLPLVIVLLGVFGGLIAFGFIGLFIGPTLLAVAYSLLIDWSNSQAQARREDKTGQ, from the coding sequence ATGCTCAACAATGATCGCCTGCTGGTGCAGATCCTGCTCCTGGTGCTGTTTGGTGCCAGCTTCTGGGTGATGGCGCCGTTCTGGTCGGCGCTGTTCTGGGGCGCGGTGCTGGCGTTTGCCAGTTGGCCGCTGATGCGCCTGCTGACCCGCTGGCTGGGTGGGCGTGAATCCCTGGCCGCCGGCATCCTGACCCTGGTCTGGATGCTGTTGGTGGCGGTGCCGCTGGTTTGGCTGGGCTTTAACCTGGCAGACCATGTGCGCAGCGCCGTGGTGCTGATCAAGGATATTCAGGTCGACGGCTTGCCTCATTCGCCAGCCTGGCTGGGCTCCATCCCCTTGGTCGGTGAGCGGCTGGTGGGCATGTGGGACAGCATCGACCAGCAGGGGACGGCACTGATCGCCAGTCTGAAGCCCTACCTGGGGCAGGTCGGCAACTGGTTGTTGGCCCGTAGTGCACAGATCGGTGGCGGTATCCTCGAACTGACACTGAGCCTGGTGTTCGTGTTCTTTTTCTATCGGGACGGGCCGCGTTTGGCGATGTTTGCCCATCGTCTTCTGGAGCGCCTGATCGGTGACCGCGCCGGCTACTACATCGAACTGGTGGCGGGTACGGTGCAACGGGTGGTCAATGGCGTGATCGGCACGGCAGCTGCCCAGGCGTTGCTGGCGTTGATCGGGTTTCTGATTGCCGGCGTCCCGGGGGCGCTGGTGCTGGGGATCGTGACGTTCCTGCTCAGCCTGATTCCCATGGGCCCGCCGCTGATCTGGATTCCTGCCACGGCGTGGCTGGCGTGGAAAGGTGATTACACCTACGCGGTGTTCCTTGGGGTGTGGGGGACGTTCATCATCAGCGGCGTGGACAACGTGCTCAAACCGTACCTGATCAGCCGTGGCGGCAACCTGCCGTTGGTGATCGTGCTGCTGGGGGTGTTTGGTGGGTTGATTGCCTTTGGCTTTATCGGCTTGTTTATCGGGCCGACGCTGCTGGCAGTGGCTTACAGCCTGTTGATCGACTGGAGTAACAGTCAGGCCCAGGCTCGTCGGGAAGACAAGACGGGTCAATAA
- a CDS encoding alpha/beta hydrolase, giving the protein MTAPVEEVRLSLPHIELAAHLFGPEDGLPVIALHGWLDNANSFARLAPKLSGLRIIALDMAGHGHSAHRPIGAGYALWDYVHDVLQVAEQLGWKRFALLGHSLGAIVSLVLAGALPERVTHLGLIDGVIPPTATGENVAERLGMALQAQLSLQDKRKPVYTTLDRAIEARMKGVVAVSREAAELLAQRGLMPVPGGYTWRSDSRLTLASPMRLTQEQAMAFVRRVSCPTQLVVAEDGMLAKHSELLAQLPFNLATLPGGHHLHLNDELGAVLVADCFNRFFTTP; this is encoded by the coding sequence ATGACCGCGCCCGTCGAAGAGGTGCGCCTGAGCCTGCCGCATATCGAACTGGCGGCCCATTTATTCGGCCCTGAGGACGGTTTGCCGGTCATCGCCCTGCATGGCTGGCTGGACAACGCCAACAGCTTTGCGCGCCTGGCACCGAAACTCAGTGGTCTGCGCATCATTGCCTTGGACATGGCCGGGCACGGTCACTCGGCCCATCGACCGATTGGGGCCGGTTATGCCCTGTGGGATTACGTCCACGATGTGCTGCAAGTGGCAGAACAACTGGGCTGGAAACGTTTTGCATTACTTGGTCACTCCCTTGGCGCCATCGTTTCTCTGGTGTTGGCCGGCGCCTTGCCCGAGCGGGTGACGCACCTGGGATTAATCGACGGTGTGATCCCGCCGACCGCCACCGGCGAGAATGTCGCCGAGCGCTTGGGTATGGCGTTGCAGGCGCAATTGAGCTTGCAAGACAAGCGCAAGCCGGTGTACACCACGCTCGACCGCGCCATTGAGGCGCGAATGAAGGGCGTGGTGGCGGTCAGCCGCGAAGCCGCAGAACTGCTGGCCCAGCGTGGCCTGATGCCGGTACCGGGTGGTTACACCTGGCGCAGCGACAGCCGCTTGACCCTGGCCTCACCGATGCGTCTGACGCAAGAGCAGGCCATGGCTTTCGTGCGTCGAGTGTCCTGTCCGACGCAATTGGTGGTGGCTGAAGACGGCATGTTGGCGAAACATTCCGAATTGCTTGCACAACTTCCCTTCAACCTGGCAACGCTACCCGGTGGTCATCATTTGCACCTGAATGACGAGCTTGGCGCGGTCCTTGTTGCAGACTGTTTCAATCGGTTCTTCACCACGCCTTGA
- a CDS encoding DUF4892 domain-containing protein: protein MSMPKGFIRILGLFCFSPLVFAADVPGSQDLPAVARQVDAQIVDYRPTEDKERIYPMGAIRKISGQLRYEGQATARGQATAITYELPAEHTSSAAFTATREALQAQGAQLLFWCQARDCGESSLWANEVFGNAKLVGADGQQEYLLLRLAAPQDNSLVALYGITRGNRRAYLHVEQLDASAPLGDLLPTSATLLRELKSTGELDFPKLGAEPDATWLTLISRGLNLDATLRVSLTGPNAEAWRQGLIEQGVRAARLETGTAEAKGLHLHLIR, encoded by the coding sequence ATGAGTATGCCGAAAGGATTTATCCGTATTCTGGGCCTGTTCTGTTTCAGCCCTCTGGTGTTCGCTGCCGACGTGCCGGGTAGCCAGGATTTGCCTGCCGTGGCACGTCAGGTCGACGCGCAGATCGTCGATTACCGCCCGACTGAAGACAAGGAGCGCATCTACCCGATGGGGGCGATCCGCAAGATCAGCGGCCAGTTGCGCTATGAAGGCCAGGCTACCGCCCGCGGCCAAGCGACTGCCATCACCTATGAACTTCCTGCCGAACACACCTCCAGCGCGGCTTTTACCGCCACCCGCGAAGCGTTGCAGGCCCAGGGCGCGCAATTGCTGTTCTGGTGCCAGGCCCGCGATTGCGGGGAAAGCAGCCTGTGGGCCAATGAAGTCTTCGGCAACGCCAAACTGGTGGGCGCCGATGGCCAGCAGGAATATCTGCTGCTGCGTCTAGCCGCTCCGCAAGACAACTCGCTGGTCGCGCTATATGGCATCACCCGGGGCAATCGTCGGGCTTACCTGCATGTCGAGCAACTCGACGCCAGCGCCCCCCTGGGAGATTTGCTGCCAACGTCGGCCACGCTCCTGCGGGAACTGAAGAGCACTGGCGAGTTGGACTTCCCCAAGCTCGGCGCCGAACCTGATGCCACCTGGCTGACCTTGATTTCCCGTGGATTGAACCTGGACGCGACTTTGCGGGTCAGTTTGACCGGGCCCAATGCCGAAGCCTGGCGTCAGGGCCTGATCGAGCAAGGCGTGCGTGCCGCGCGCTTGGAAACGGGCACTGCCGAGGCCAAGGGCCTGCACTTGCATCTGATACGCTGA
- a CDS encoding methyl-accepting chemotaxis protein: protein MISAVQRRFANLGMAKKLGLGFALVLLLTALVAAIGVWSLQTVGQRFEGLKSMSSLNSGLLKVRLIEQDYALHADPKSVDALHESVDALSALAASLKAGSAANVPVMTDVEQALIAYRKAFDEFVELTQAKDLALEMASWSVSSVSNNLDVLQAGLADDGAYGLKESQGKDGAEFIEQAGQVSQVSRLMLQAMNEARLRLDQSRKGDDENAGQGKIEQADQALAQAEQLKTTVKDPGYQTVLNEVAGHIAAFSEKLGEYTGLLAQEKTVYKQLHERADQVVTRVNQAYAAEDQSMQAQLKKSTLLIIGSSALALLVGLIAAWVITRLIVMPLRSVIGVAQQIAAGDLSGRMEVSRRDEIGQLMQAMQQMGTGLSSMVSGLQAGIEQLASSAHSLSSVTEQTNIEVSSQKEETEQVATAMNQMTATVHDVARNAEEAAQAAQTADDKVDSGQQVVRQSLQRIELLATSATSASTSIESLSAEIQNIGTVLEVIKSVAEQTNLLALNAAIEAARAGEQGRGFAVVADEVRALARRTQQSTEEIERLVSTLRSAAQSSVQQIKQSGELVKLAVSDALETESALGSIAAAVSLIQQMNQQIAAAAEEQSSVAEEINRSVTSIRASADQSALSMQGNAASSIQLAQLGAELKGMVGHFRL from the coding sequence ATGATTTCGGCCGTGCAACGACGTTTTGCCAACCTCGGTATGGCGAAGAAACTGGGTCTGGGCTTTGCCTTGGTATTGCTACTGACGGCGCTGGTGGCCGCCATTGGGGTGTGGTCACTGCAAACCGTCGGCCAGCGTTTTGAAGGCCTGAAGAGCATGTCTTCGCTCAACAGCGGCCTGTTGAAAGTGCGCTTGATCGAGCAGGACTATGCGCTGCATGCCGATCCAAAATCCGTCGACGCCTTGCATGAAAGCGTCGATGCCTTGTCCGCTTTGGCCGCCAGTCTCAAGGCCGGTTCTGCCGCCAATGTGCCGGTGATGACGGATGTGGAGCAGGCCCTCATCGCCTATCGCAAGGCGTTCGACGAGTTTGTCGAACTGACCCAAGCTAAGGACCTGGCGCTGGAAATGGCCAGTTGGTCGGTCTCCAGTGTCTCCAACAACCTCGACGTGTTGCAGGCAGGTCTGGCGGATGACGGTGCCTACGGTCTCAAGGAAAGCCAAGGCAAAGACGGCGCCGAGTTTATCGAGCAGGCGGGGCAGGTCAGCCAGGTTTCGCGGCTGATGTTGCAAGCCATGAACGAGGCTCGGCTGCGTCTGGATCAAAGCCGCAAGGGCGATGACGAAAACGCCGGGCAAGGCAAGATTGAGCAGGCCGATCAGGCGCTGGCCCAGGCCGAACAACTGAAAACCACAGTCAAGGATCCTGGCTACCAGACGGTGCTCAATGAAGTCGCCGGGCATATTGCGGCGTTCAGCGAAAAGCTCGGCGAATACACCGGCCTGCTGGCACAGGAAAAGACCGTCTACAAACAACTGCATGAGCGCGCCGATCAAGTGGTGACCCGGGTCAACCAGGCCTATGCCGCAGAAGATCAGTCGATGCAGGCACAACTGAAGAAAAGTACCTTGCTGATCATAGGCTCTTCAGCCCTGGCCTTGCTGGTAGGGTTGATTGCCGCATGGGTCATTACCCGGTTGATCGTCATGCCATTGCGCAGTGTGATTGGGGTGGCCCAACAAATTGCCGCCGGTGACCTCAGTGGCCGGATGGAGGTCAGCCGTCGCGATGAAATTGGCCAACTGATGCAGGCCATGCAACAGATGGGTACGGGCTTGAGCAGCATGGTCAGCGGGTTACAGGCGGGTATCGAGCAGTTGGCAAGCTCCGCCCACTCACTGTCCAGCGTGACCGAGCAGACCAATATTGAGGTCAGCAGCCAGAAGGAAGAAACCGAGCAAGTCGCTACCGCCATGAACCAGATGACCGCAACGGTACATGACGTGGCGCGTAACGCTGAAGAGGCAGCCCAGGCGGCGCAAACAGCGGATGACAAGGTCGACAGTGGCCAGCAGGTGGTGCGCCAGAGCTTGCAGCGCATTGAGTTGCTGGCGACTTCGGCGACTTCCGCGAGTACCAGCATCGAAAGCTTGAGCGCAGAAATCCAGAACATCGGCACCGTCCTGGAGGTGATCAAGAGCGTGGCCGAACAGACCAACTTGCTGGCCCTGAACGCAGCGATCGAAGCGGCGCGGGCAGGAGAGCAGGGGCGTGGCTTCGCCGTGGTGGCCGATGAGGTGCGAGCGTTGGCCAGGCGGACCCAGCAATCCACCGAGGAAATCGAGCGACTGGTCAGTACCTTGCGCAGTGCGGCGCAGTCTTCGGTGCAGCAGATCAAGCAGAGTGGGGAATTGGTCAAGCTGGCGGTCAGCGACGCGCTGGAAACCGAAAGTGCCTTGGGCAGCATTGCGGCAGCGGTGTCGTTGATCCAGCAAATGAACCAGCAGATCGCCGCAGCCGCCGAGGAGCAAAGCTCGGTGGCCGAGGAAATCAATCGCAGTGTCACCAGTATTCGTGCCAGTGCCGATCAATCGGCGTTGAGCATGCAAGGCAACGCGGCATCCAGTATCCAACTGGCGCAGTTGGGGGCAGAGCTGAAAGGGATGGTCGGGCACTTCCGCCTTTGA
- the pyrF gene encoding orotidine-5'-phosphate decarboxylase, producing the protein MSVCQTPIIVALDYPTRDAALKLADQLDPKLCRVKVGKELFTSCAAEIVGTLRDKGFEVFLDLKFHDIPNTTAMAVKAAAEMGVWMVNVHCSGGLRMMAACREVLDQRSGPKPLLIGVTVLTSMEREDLAGIGLDIEPQEQVLRLAALAQKAGLDGLVCSALEAQALKAAHPSLQLVTPGIRPAGSAQDDQRRILTPRQALDAGSDYLVIGRPISQAADPAKALAAVVAEIA; encoded by the coding sequence ATGTCCGTCTGCCAGACTCCTATCATCGTCGCCCTGGATTACCCCACTCGTGACGCCGCACTGAAGCTGGCTGACCAGTTGGACCCGAAACTATGCCGGGTCAAGGTCGGCAAGGAACTGTTCACCAGTTGCGCCGCGGAAATCGTCGGCACCTTGCGTGACAAAGGCTTCGAGGTGTTCCTCGACCTGAAATTCCACGACATCCCCAACACCACGGCCATGGCGGTCAAGGCCGCTGCCGAGATGGGCGTGTGGATGGTCAACGTTCACTGTTCCGGCGGTTTGCGCATGATGGCGGCCTGCCGTGAGGTGCTGGACCAGCGCAGCGGTCCCAAGCCCCTGCTGATTGGCGTGACTGTGCTGACCAGTATGGAACGTGAAGACCTGGCCGGCATCGGCCTGGATATCGAGCCACAGGAGCAAGTGCTGCGTCTGGCGGCATTGGCGCAAAAGGCGGGCCTGGATGGCTTGGTGTGTTCGGCGCTGGAAGCCCAGGCGTTGAAAGCCGCCCATCCGTCCCTGCAACTGGTCACCCCGGGGATTCGCCCGGCGGGCAGCGCCCAGGACGACCAGCGTCGCATCCTGACTCCGCGTCAGGCACTGGACGCCGGTTCCGACTACCTGGTGATCGGCCGTCCGATCAGCCAGGCGGCCGACCCGGCCAAGGCGTTGGCGGCGGTGGTTGCCGAGATCGCCTGA
- a CDS encoding response regulator, whose product MQTTTATLNDDQKGTGLADDKRWNTRALIVDDDVPIRELLIDYLARFGILASGVTDGAAMRHAMLAETFDVVVLDLMLPGEDGLSLCRWLRAESDIPILMLTARCEPTDRIIGLELGADDYMSKPFEPRELVARIQTILRRVRDDRTEQRANIRFDNWRLNSVLRQLVADDGLVVPLSNAEFRLLWVFIERPRRVLSREQLLDAARGRSIEAFDRSIDLLVSRLRQKLGDDPKAPQLIKTVRGEGYLFDARDIG is encoded by the coding sequence ATGCAAACCACAACCGCCACGCTGAATGACGATCAAAAAGGTACTGGTCTCGCCGACGACAAGCGCTGGAACACTCGCGCGCTGATTGTCGACGACGATGTGCCGATCCGCGAACTGCTGATCGATTACCTGGCCCGCTTCGGCATTCTTGCCAGCGGCGTGACCGATGGCGCCGCCATGCGCCACGCCATGTTGGCCGAAACCTTTGACGTGGTGGTACTCGACCTGATGCTGCCCGGTGAAGACGGCCTGTCGCTGTGCCGTTGGCTGCGGGCCGAGTCGGACATCCCGATCCTGATGCTCACCGCCCGTTGCGAACCCACCGACCGCATCATCGGCCTGGAACTGGGGGCCGACGACTACATGTCCAAGCCCTTCGAACCCCGTGAGCTGGTGGCGCGGATCCAGACCATCCTGCGCCGGGTACGCGACGATCGGACCGAACAGCGGGCCAATATCCGTTTCGATAACTGGCGCCTGAACAGCGTACTGCGCCAATTGGTCGCCGATGACGGCCTGGTAGTGCCACTGTCCAATGCCGAGTTTCGCTTGTTGTGGGTGTTTATCGAGCGCCCGCGCAGGGTATTGAGCCGCGAGCAATTGCTGGACGCGGCCCGGGGTCGCTCTATAGAAGCCTTTGATCGCAGCATTGACCTGCTGGTGTCGCGCCTGCGGCAAAAACTGGGGGATGACCCTAAAGCACCGCAGCTGATCAAAACCGTGCGCGGCGAAGGCTACCTGTTCGACGCCCGGGATATCGGTTAA
- a CDS encoding PLP-dependent aminotransferase family protein, whose product MDLGIDRQALVPVVQQIVSAVAEWIRESGVGPGTRLPPIRQLARDNLLSQSSVIEAFERMVAQGLLASRQGSGFFVAEQPVASGPKSENQWYEGAEQGWGRFTDNPLGELKLGCGWLPDTWRESDDISYAIREVTRTNTAGLFNYSTPLGLPALREQLLRRLNHIRIATSLDRILTTQGASHALDLLIRTLLKAGDTVMVESPGYANLYRLLAFHGVKLLEIPRTRGGPDIAALEELLQVHRPKCLFINSLYHNPTGTSLTLVVAERLLQLAHAQDFFIIEEDVYGDLQHATCTRLSALSHEDRVIYVSSFSKTLSSALRVGYLTASAAIIGQLVKVKTLTGIGTSRFAEAVVATLLVNGTYRKWVQRLRKRLSTEMAMTLQVLEDEEWEVFAVPAGGMFVWARPCVDSRPQLQARARKLGVLLSPGSLFNPTGAHSDWLRINVAYAADQRALALFKAVGPAGSTSTILKTTGM is encoded by the coding sequence ATGGATTTAGGGATCGATCGACAAGCCCTTGTACCGGTAGTTCAGCAGATCGTCAGTGCGGTTGCCGAGTGGATTCGAGAGAGCGGGGTAGGCCCTGGGACGCGCCTGCCTCCCATTCGACAATTGGCCCGTGACAACTTGCTCAGTCAGTCCAGTGTCATCGAAGCATTCGAGCGGATGGTGGCGCAAGGACTGCTGGCGTCAAGACAAGGCTCGGGTTTTTTCGTCGCCGAGCAACCTGTCGCCAGCGGCCCCAAGAGCGAAAACCAGTGGTATGAGGGCGCGGAACAAGGATGGGGACGCTTCACCGATAACCCGCTGGGCGAATTGAAACTGGGGTGTGGCTGGTTGCCGGACACCTGGCGTGAAAGTGATGACATCAGCTATGCCATTCGCGAAGTCACGCGCACCAATACTGCAGGGCTATTCAACTACAGCACGCCGCTTGGGCTGCCGGCGTTGCGCGAGCAACTGCTCAGGCGCCTGAACCATATCCGGATTGCCACCAGCCTTGACCGTATCCTGACCACTCAGGGCGCCAGCCATGCCCTCGACCTGCTGATACGCACGTTGCTCAAGGCGGGTGACACGGTGATGGTTGAAAGCCCGGGGTACGCCAACCTGTACCGTTTATTGGCGTTTCACGGCGTCAAATTGCTTGAAATCCCCAGGACCCGTGGCGGTCCGGATATTGCTGCACTGGAGGAGTTGTTGCAGGTACATCGTCCCAAGTGCCTGTTCATTAACAGCCTCTATCACAACCCGACAGGTACCAGCCTGACCCTAGTGGTGGCGGAGCGTTTGTTGCAACTGGCTCACGCCCAGGACTTCTTCATTATAGAGGAAGACGTCTATGGCGACCTGCAACATGCCACCTGCACCCGACTCTCGGCGTTGTCCCACGAAGATCGGGTCATCTATGTCTCGAGCTTTTCCAAGACCCTCAGCAGTGCCTTGCGGGTGGGCTATCTGACCGCCAGTGCGGCAATCATTGGGCAACTGGTCAAGGTCAAGACCCTGACCGGCATCGGCACTTCGCGATTTGCCGAGGCGGTGGTGGCAACCTTGTTAGTCAATGGCACTTATCGCAAATGGGTGCAGCGACTACGCAAGCGCCTGAGCACCGAAATGGCCATGACCCTGCAGGTGCTGGAGGACGAAGAGTGGGAAGTTTTTGCCGTGCCGGCTGGGGGCATGTTTGTGTGGGCCAGGCCTTGCGTGGACAGCCGCCCGCAGTTGCAGGCCAGGGCTCGTAAACTTGGGGTTTTGTTGTCGCCGGGCTCGCTGTTCAATCCGACGGGGGCGCACAGCGACTGGCTGCGTATCAATGTGGCCTATGCTGCTGATCAACGCGCGCTGGCGCTGTTCAAAGCCGTAGGGCCTGCAGGATCGACCTCTACCATTCTGAAAACGACGGGTATGTAG